GGGGTGGAATAAATGGAAAAAGTCAAATTGAATATGGTTGTTAACGGCAAACCGGAGAGCCTTGAGGTAAAGCCCTATGCCAGGCTATTGGATGTGCTGCGGGAAGACTTGGGCCTTACCGGGACAAAAGAAGGCTGCGGCGTGGGTGAATGCGGCGCATGTACCGTCATCGTGGACGGAGAGACTGTTAACACCTGTTTGACATTGGCTCTCTCCATGGAAGGCAAGCACATTACCACTATTGAAGGGTTAATGGAAAATGAAAAACTGCATCCGATTCAGGAAGCATTTATCAAGCACAATGCGCTGCAATGCGGTTTTTGCACTCCCGGCTTAATCATGAGCGCCAAGGCGCTGCTCGATGCTAACCCCGCGC
This region of Zhaonella formicivorans genomic DNA includes:
- a CDS encoding (2Fe-2S)-binding protein → MEKVKLNMVVNGKPESLEVKPYARLLDVLREDLGLTGTKEGCGVGECGACTVIVDGETVNTCLTLALSMEGKHITTIEGLMENEKLHPIQEAFIKHNALQCGFCTPGLIMSAKALLDANPAPTRQEIKVAISGNLCRCTGYEQVVDAIAEVAGQLKSEKSLKK